In one Microbacterium invictum genomic region, the following are encoded:
- a CDS encoding PP2C family protein-serine/threonine phosphatase, translating to MPEISSGDRVIELPDATLSLRWAATTHTGRRREVNQDAVLASFPLFAVADGMGGHIGGEIASASTVDRLRAVVETGPVSAKTIEKALGRAVKDIASHPETTDDGTGTTLTGVYLDPTTDPATWVTLNIGDSRVYLLRDDDVVQVTTDHSVVQELVASGRLSPEEAENHPYGNVITRAVGPSESVTPDYVRLDIVDGDRFVVCSDGLTKELTDFGIHHFLSQHDDPAGAVGAMLDAALENGGRDNITIIVVNVSLRESAAGATADVDSSTASA from the coding sequence GTGCCTGAGATCTCCTCCGGAGACCGCGTGATCGAGCTCCCCGACGCCACGCTGTCGCTGCGCTGGGCTGCCACGACTCACACGGGGCGTCGACGCGAGGTGAATCAGGACGCGGTGCTGGCGTCCTTCCCCCTCTTCGCCGTCGCCGACGGCATGGGCGGACACATCGGCGGCGAGATCGCCAGCGCGAGCACCGTCGACCGGCTGCGGGCGGTCGTGGAGACGGGGCCGGTGAGTGCGAAGACGATCGAGAAGGCGCTCGGTCGCGCGGTGAAGGACATCGCCTCGCACCCCGAGACGACCGACGACGGCACCGGCACGACCCTCACGGGCGTGTACCTGGATCCGACGACCGATCCGGCGACGTGGGTCACCCTGAACATCGGCGACTCGCGCGTCTACCTCCTCCGCGACGACGACGTCGTCCAGGTGACCACCGACCATTCCGTCGTCCAGGAGCTCGTCGCGTCGGGGCGCCTGAGCCCCGAAGAGGCCGAGAACCACCCCTACGGCAACGTGATCACCCGGGCCGTGGGGCCGAGCGAGAGCGTGACCCCCGATTACGTGCGGCTCGACATCGTCGACGGCGACCGCTTCGTGGTGTGCTCCGACGGGCTCACCAAGGAGCTCACCGATTTCGGCATCCACCACTTCCTCTCGCAGCACGACGACCCGGCGGGTGCGGTGGGGGCGATGCTGGATGCCGCGCTGGAGAACGGCGGCCGCGACAACATCACGATCATCGTGGTGAACGTCTCGCTGCGCGAGAGCGCCGCCGGAGCGACCGCCGACGTCGACTCCTCCACAGCCTCGGCCTGA
- a CDS encoding aldo/keto reductase: MNSVPLRRLGSSGLLVSAVGLGCNNFGRPGTRTETLEGTRAVLDAAIDSGVTFLDTADMYGGDPGQSETLMGEALVGRRDQVVLATKFGHSGRDMGYGLAGAKASRTYIRRAVEASLMRLRTDRIDLYQLHTPDPGTPIEETLDALTDLVREGKVRYIGHSNLSGWQIAEAHFVAERRGTVPFVSSQDHYSLLARGVERERLPAAEHFGLGFLPYFPLHNGLLTGKFSRTEAPTDTRIMRQRPHLWENAPWDALEAYASFCREQGITMLEATFGWLLARPSISSVIAGATSPEQVQANAAAATAWTPTVADVAEIDAIFPLPDDPAA; encoded by the coding sequence ATGAATTCTGTTCCGCTGCGCCGCCTCGGGTCATCCGGTCTGCTCGTCTCCGCCGTGGGCCTCGGCTGCAACAACTTCGGCCGCCCCGGGACCCGCACTGAGACCCTCGAGGGCACCCGGGCCGTCCTCGACGCCGCGATCGACTCCGGGGTCACCTTCCTCGACACCGCCGACATGTACGGCGGCGATCCCGGCCAGTCCGAGACCCTCATGGGCGAGGCCCTCGTGGGCCGTCGCGACCAGGTCGTGCTGGCGACGAAGTTCGGTCACTCGGGGCGCGACATGGGGTACGGCCTCGCGGGCGCCAAGGCGTCGCGCACGTACATCCGCCGCGCCGTCGAGGCCTCCCTGATGCGTCTTCGAACCGACCGGATCGACCTCTACCAGCTGCACACGCCCGACCCCGGAACGCCCATCGAGGAGACCCTCGACGCGCTGACCGACCTGGTGAGGGAGGGGAAGGTGCGCTACATCGGGCACTCCAACCTCAGCGGCTGGCAGATCGCCGAGGCGCACTTCGTCGCCGAGCGCCGCGGAACCGTCCCCTTCGTGTCGTCCCAGGACCACTACAGCCTGCTCGCGCGCGGCGTCGAGCGGGAGCGCCTCCCCGCCGCGGAGCACTTCGGTCTGGGATTCCTGCCCTACTTCCCCCTTCACAACGGTCTTCTCACGGGGAAGTTCTCCCGCACCGAGGCGCCGACCGACACCCGCATCATGCGTCAGCGCCCTCACCTGTGGGAGAACGCGCCGTGGGACGCCCTCGAGGCGTACGCGTCCTTCTGCCGCGAGCAGGGGATCACGATGCTCGAGGCCACGTTCGGGTGGCTGCTGGCACGGCCGTCGATCTCGAGCGTCATCGCCGGAGCGACGAGCCCTGAGCAGGTGCAGGCCAACGCCGCCGCTGCGACGGCGTGGACGCCTACGGTCGCCGATGTCGCCGAGATCGACGCGATCTTCCCCCTGCCGGACGACCCGGCAGCCTGA
- a CDS encoding asparaginase, whose protein sequence is MPQTIAAAEAVELAVVERSGFVESRHSGVAVVLNADGVVAERFGDVEALVLPRSSLKPLQALALLTAGADLAGEELGLSTASHTGTDRHVAVVRGILDRAGLDERALGCPPAWPSDQATRDAVVRAGGEPSRERMNCSGKHAAMLLTATVNGWDTATYLEPEHPLQIHVREVIERLTGERVASTAVDGCGAPVYAITLLGLARAVHRVGVSSERSPFALHRQAGTLVRTVREHPWTIEGPGRPDTIAIERLGVFAKTGAEGVLVMIAPGGATVALKMLDGSSRAATVVALRLLERHGALSPADVAATVAELPLSVTGGGRDVGVIRPAM, encoded by the coding sequence GTGCCGCAGACCATCGCCGCCGCAGAGGCCGTCGAGCTCGCCGTCGTCGAACGCAGCGGATTCGTGGAGTCCCGTCACAGCGGGGTGGCGGTGGTGCTGAATGCCGACGGCGTGGTCGCCGAACGATTCGGCGACGTCGAGGCGCTGGTCCTCCCCCGGTCGAGCCTGAAGCCCCTGCAGGCGCTCGCTCTCCTCACGGCCGGAGCCGACCTCGCCGGCGAAGAGCTCGGCCTTTCCACCGCGAGCCACACCGGCACCGACCGCCACGTGGCCGTCGTCCGCGGCATCCTGGATCGTGCCGGCCTCGACGAGCGCGCGCTCGGCTGTCCCCCGGCGTGGCCCTCGGATCAGGCGACCCGCGACGCGGTCGTGCGCGCCGGCGGCGAGCCCTCGCGGGAGCGGATGAACTGCTCGGGCAAGCACGCTGCGATGCTCCTGACCGCCACCGTCAACGGGTGGGACACCGCGACCTACCTCGAGCCCGAGCACCCGCTGCAGATCCACGTCCGCGAGGTGATCGAACGCCTCACCGGCGAGCGCGTCGCGTCGACCGCCGTCGACGGCTGCGGGGCACCCGTCTACGCCATCACGCTGCTCGGCCTCGCCCGCGCCGTCCACCGCGTCGGGGTGTCGTCCGAGCGGTCGCCGTTCGCCCTGCATCGTCAGGCCGGAACGCTCGTTCGGACGGTCCGCGAACATCCTTGGACGATCGAAGGACCGGGCCGCCCCGACACCATCGCCATCGAGCGCCTCGGCGTCTTCGCCAAGACCGGCGCCGAGGGCGTGCTCGTGATGATTGCCCCGGGCGGCGCGACGGTCGCACTGAAGATGCTCGACGGCTCGTCGCGCGCAGCGACCGTCGTGGCGCTGCGCCTTCTCGAGCGCCACGGCGCGCTGTCGCCCGCCGACGTCGCCGCCACGGTCGCCGAGCTCCCGCTCTCGGTCACCGGGGGCGGCCGGGACGTCGGAGTGATCCGCCCGGCGATGTGA
- a CDS encoding ABC transporter ATP-binding protein — protein sequence MLGKLLARYLRPGWPLIVAVVVFQLAQSIASLLLPTLNADIIDNGVITGDIPYIWSTGLVMLGISLVQIVCAIIAVYFGSRLAMGVGRQLRADLFHRVVAFSQREVGHFGAASLITRNTNDVQQVQMLVQVSATLMVSAPILAVGGVILAVSQDVGLSWLMAVSIPLLLVIVGLIVWRMVPAFTVMQKRIDRVNQILREQLSGIRVIRAFVREPQERVRFSVASAEVMATGLRAGNLMALMFPAVMLVLNVSSVAVIWFGAFQVQQNDVQIGTLFAFLTYIMQILMGVMMATFMFVMIPRAAVCADRIGEVLDTEPSVAPPTVPAAPPAPRGAVRFEQVAFAYPGAADPVLSDISFEVAPGSTTAVIGSTGSGKTTLIGLVARLFDATAGSVRVDGTDVRELDPDELWRRVGLVPQRAFLFSGTVASNLRYGDPDAGDDDLWRALELAQAADFVRAMPGQLDAPIAQGGTNVSGGQRQRLAIARALAKKPEIYLFDDAFSALDLATDAALREALDTHLSHATRIVVAQRVSTVQNADQILVLDHGRLVGIGTHDELVQSSQTYREIVESQLSVEAA from the coding sequence GTGCTCGGCAAGCTCCTCGCCCGTTATCTCCGGCCCGGCTGGCCGCTCATCGTCGCCGTGGTGGTGTTCCAGCTGGCGCAGTCGATCGCGTCGCTGCTCCTGCCCACGCTCAACGCCGACATCATCGACAACGGCGTCATCACCGGCGACATCCCCTACATCTGGTCCACGGGCCTCGTCATGCTCGGCATCAGCCTGGTGCAGATCGTCTGCGCGATCATCGCGGTGTACTTCGGATCCCGCCTGGCGATGGGAGTGGGGCGCCAGCTGCGCGCCGACCTCTTCCATCGCGTCGTGGCCTTCTCGCAGCGGGAGGTCGGCCACTTCGGCGCAGCCTCCCTCATCACCCGCAACACCAACGACGTCCAGCAGGTGCAGATGCTCGTGCAGGTCTCGGCGACGCTGATGGTGTCGGCCCCGATCCTCGCCGTCGGCGGTGTCATCCTCGCCGTCAGTCAGGACGTGGGCCTTTCGTGGCTCATGGCGGTGTCGATCCCCCTCCTCCTGGTGATCGTCGGTCTGATCGTGTGGCGGATGGTGCCGGCCTTCACGGTCATGCAGAAGCGGATCGACCGGGTGAATCAGATCCTGCGCGAACAGCTCAGCGGCATCCGCGTCATCCGCGCCTTCGTCCGCGAGCCGCAGGAGCGCGTGCGCTTCTCGGTCGCGAGCGCCGAGGTGATGGCGACGGGTCTTCGCGCCGGAAACCTCATGGCGCTGATGTTCCCGGCAGTGATGCTCGTGCTCAACGTCTCGAGCGTCGCGGTGATCTGGTTCGGCGCGTTCCAGGTGCAGCAGAACGACGTGCAGATCGGAACCCTGTTCGCCTTCCTCACCTACATCATGCAGATCCTCATGGGCGTGATGATGGCGACCTTCATGTTCGTGATGATCCCGCGGGCGGCGGTCTGCGCCGACCGCATCGGCGAGGTGCTCGACACCGAGCCGTCGGTGGCGCCGCCGACCGTGCCGGCCGCCCCGCCCGCCCCCCGTGGCGCCGTGCGCTTCGAACAGGTCGCCTTCGCCTACCCCGGCGCCGCCGATCCAGTGCTCAGCGACATCTCGTTCGAGGTCGCTCCGGGCTCGACCACCGCCGTCATCGGATCGACCGGCTCGGGCAAGACCACGCTGATCGGTCTCGTGGCGCGACTGTTCGACGCGACGGCGGGCTCGGTGCGGGTGGACGGGACGGATGTCCGCGAGCTCGACCCCGACGAGCTGTGGCGACGGGTGGGTCTGGTCCCGCAGCGAGCGTTCCTGTTCTCGGGCACGGTCGCCTCGAACCTGCGCTACGGCGACCCGGACGCCGGGGACGACGACCTCTGGCGCGCCCTCGAGCTCGCCCAGGCGGCCGACTTCGTCCGCGCGATGCCCGGTCAGCTCGACGCCCCGATCGCGCAGGGCGGCACCAATGTCTCCGGGGGTCAGCGTCAGCGTCTGGCGATCGCGCGGGCTCTGGCGAAGAAGCCCGAGATCTACCTCTTCGACGACGCGTTCTCGGCGCTTGACCTCGCCACCGACGCCGCGCTCCGCGAGGCGCTCGACACCCATCTGTCCCATGCGACGCGGATCGTCGTCGCCCAGCGCGTCTCCACCGTGCAGAACGCCGATCAGATCCTCGTCCTCGACCACGGGCGCCTGGTCGGCATCGGCACCCATGACGAACTCGTCCAGTCCAGCCAGACGTACCGCGAGATCGTCGAATCGCAGCTCTCGGTGGAGGCGGCATGA
- a CDS encoding ABC transporter ATP-binding protein, translated as MSGPGHGRMQTAPVVKAKSFGPSARRLLGTLSSDRPRLVVVLLLGVLSVGLSVLGPKLLGDATNIVFAGFLSLQAPAGATKQEVVEQLVASGQQQQADLVSAVDFTPGAGIAFEALGAVILAVLAVYVFSSIFGWLQARLLNGIVQRAMNRLRMQVEDKIHRLPLSYFDRVQRGELLSRVTNDVDNIGQSMQQTLSQVIISLLTVIGVMVMMFLISPLLAVIALVTVPLTLVITAVVAGRSQKLFVAQWKATGVLNARVEETFSGHAIVKVFGHQREVEADFLAENEEVYRASFGAQFLSGIIQPAMMFVGNLVYVAIAVVGGIQVASGLLSIGSVQAFIQYSRQFTQPLAQLGSMANLLQSGVASAERVFELLDEDEQTPDPQPSETAPASAKRLAFEDVSFRYAADTPLIDHLDLTVEPGSTIAIVGPTGAGKTTLVNLIMRFYDVDSGRITLDGVDTRRMTRDDLRSRTGMVLQDTWLFAGTVRENIAYGNPDADDEAIAAAARAAYVDRFVHALPDGYDTVLDDEAGNLSVGERQLITIARAFLADPRILILDEATSSVDTRTELLIQRAMSQLRQDRTAFVIAHRLSTIRDADLILVMEDGRIVEQGTHEELLAAGGAYRRLSDAQFRAAVIEDADEEPDAADAAGESAGSSRVSTRM; from the coding sequence ATGAGCGGGCCGGGTCACGGGCGGATGCAGACCGCCCCGGTGGTGAAGGCGAAGAGCTTCGGCCCGAGTGCGCGGCGCCTGCTCGGCACCCTGAGCTCCGACCGGCCGCGACTGGTCGTCGTGCTGCTGCTCGGCGTCCTGAGCGTCGGGCTCTCGGTGCTCGGACCGAAGCTCCTCGGCGACGCCACGAACATCGTCTTCGCCGGGTTCCTCTCGCTGCAGGCGCCGGCGGGGGCGACCAAGCAGGAGGTCGTCGAACAGCTCGTGGCGTCGGGGCAGCAGCAGCAGGCCGACCTGGTCTCCGCCGTCGACTTCACCCCCGGCGCCGGAATCGCCTTCGAGGCCCTCGGCGCGGTCATCCTCGCCGTTCTCGCCGTCTACGTGTTCTCGAGCATCTTCGGCTGGCTGCAGGCGCGCCTGCTCAACGGCATCGTCCAGCGGGCGATGAACCGGCTGCGGATGCAGGTCGAAGACAAGATCCACCGCCTTCCGCTGTCGTACTTCGACCGGGTGCAGCGGGGGGAGCTGCTCAGCCGCGTCACCAACGATGTCGACAACATCGGCCAGTCGATGCAGCAGACGCTCTCGCAGGTGATCATCTCGCTCCTCACCGTCATCGGGGTGATGGTGATGATGTTCCTCATCTCACCCCTCCTCGCGGTGATCGCCCTCGTCACCGTGCCGCTCACCCTGGTCATCACCGCCGTCGTCGCGGGCCGCTCGCAGAAGCTCTTCGTCGCGCAGTGGAAGGCGACGGGGGTTCTCAACGCACGGGTCGAGGAGACCTTCTCCGGTCACGCGATCGTGAAGGTGTTCGGCCACCAGCGCGAAGTGGAGGCCGACTTCCTGGCCGAGAACGAGGAGGTGTACCGCGCCAGCTTCGGCGCGCAGTTCCTCTCCGGCATCATCCAGCCCGCGATGATGTTCGTCGGCAACCTGGTGTACGTCGCCATCGCCGTCGTCGGCGGCATCCAGGTGGCATCCGGTCTTCTCTCGATCGGCAGCGTGCAGGCCTTCATCCAGTACTCGCGCCAGTTCACCCAGCCCCTCGCGCAGCTGGGGTCGATGGCCAATCTCCTCCAGTCCGGGGTCGCCAGCGCCGAGCGCGTGTTCGAGCTCCTCGACGAGGACGAGCAGACCCCCGATCCCCAGCCGTCCGAGACCGCGCCGGCGTCGGCGAAGCGCCTGGCGTTCGAAGACGTCTCGTTCCGGTACGCCGCCGACACCCCGCTCATCGACCACCTCGACCTGACCGTGGAACCGGGCAGCACGATCGCGATCGTGGGTCCGACCGGCGCCGGCAAGACGACGCTGGTGAATCTCATCATGCGCTTCTACGACGTCGATTCCGGCCGCATCACGCTCGACGGGGTCGACACGCGCCGGATGACCCGGGACGACCTGCGATCGCGCACCGGCATGGTGCTTCAGGACACGTGGCTCTTCGCGGGCACCGTCCGCGAGAACATCGCGTACGGGAACCCGGATGCCGACGACGAGGCCATCGCCGCGGCCGCGCGCGCGGCCTACGTCGACAGGTTCGTCCACGCCCTGCCCGACGGATACGACACCGTCCTGGACGACGAGGCGGGGAACCTCAGCGTGGGCGAGCGCCAGCTCATCACGATCGCCCGGGCGTTCCTCGCCGATCCCCGCATCCTCATCCTGGATGAGGCCACGTCGTCGGTCGACACCCGCACCGAGCTGCTGATCCAGCGGGCGATGTCGCAGCTGCGTCAGGATCGCACCGCGTTCGTCATCGCCCACCGCCTCTCCACGATCCGCGACGCCGACCTCATCCTCGTGATGGAGGACGGCCGGATCGTCGAACAGGGAACGCACGAAGAGCTGCTGGCCGCGGGGGGCGCCTACCGGCGGCTGTCGGACGCGCAGTTCCGTGCTGCCGTCATCGAGGACGCGGACGAGGAGCCGGATGCCGCCGACGCGGCCGGGGAGTCCGCGGGGTCGTCCCGCGTGTCCACTAGGATGTGA
- a CDS encoding FtsK/SpoIIIE domain-containing protein, with protein sequence MSSFTPLPPASPLTAPPPTRPPGSVARKGNAPPAIVSDDPAPDEVLHLDDAWERPARPPLPIVASTVPILGAGALWLVTGSILALWLAALGPLIAIASIADAARTARRDRRTAERSSARVRADVARAVASRHGRERERWWGVHPDVARLVGSEAEVWRAHRDRGDTVVVGRGRIPSAVRVTGGKGDPRSGELRRRATVLEDAPIAVPLAGGIAVIGPPVVSAAIVRALVLQACLVHPPGTFSVLPSADDDEMWLARLPHRRVAAGRTLALRAGGADADDGADIRIVRVEPGEPPPPGCAIVLRVDEPDRGHADIGGETYEIRPEAVGRAQATAIADELARRAARTWGDPGDDGPLLLSDLGAGEAATPTAGLVATIGRDRAAVSVDLVEDGPHAVVTGMTGSGKSELLVTWVLALCARYSTREVTFLLADFKGGTAFQRLAACPTSPASSPTSTPQEPVGRSTASGRRSGGARASSPGPAPGTSPMTGRSCPDWSSSSTSSPRSWPIIPNSRPCSPISRRGGGRSACT encoded by the coding sequence GTGTCCTCGTTCACTCCGCTGCCCCCGGCTTCCCCTCTGACGGCGCCGCCACCGACCCGGCCGCCCGGGTCCGTCGCGCGGAAGGGGAATGCTCCGCCCGCGATCGTCAGCGACGACCCGGCCCCCGACGAGGTTCTCCACCTCGATGACGCGTGGGAGCGCCCGGCCCGGCCGCCCCTGCCGATCGTGGCCTCGACGGTCCCGATCCTCGGAGCGGGCGCGCTGTGGCTGGTCACCGGGTCGATCCTCGCGCTGTGGCTCGCTGCTCTCGGTCCCCTCATCGCCATCGCGTCGATCGCCGATGCCGCCCGCACCGCCCGGCGCGATCGTCGCACGGCCGAGCGGTCGAGCGCGAGGGTGCGCGCGGACGTGGCACGTGCGGTGGCTTCGCGCCACGGCAGGGAGCGCGAACGATGGTGGGGCGTCCACCCCGACGTCGCGCGGCTCGTGGGATCGGAGGCCGAGGTCTGGCGTGCCCATCGCGATCGCGGAGACACCGTGGTCGTCGGCCGGGGACGCATCCCGAGCGCGGTGCGCGTCACCGGCGGAAAGGGTGATCCGCGCTCGGGCGAGCTGCGCCGCCGCGCGACAGTACTCGAGGATGCGCCGATCGCGGTGCCGCTGGCGGGTGGGATCGCCGTCATCGGGCCACCGGTGGTGAGTGCGGCGATCGTCCGGGCCCTGGTGCTGCAGGCGTGCCTCGTGCATCCCCCCGGAACATTCTCGGTGCTGCCATCGGCCGACGACGACGAGATGTGGCTCGCGCGGCTCCCGCACCGCCGAGTAGCCGCCGGGCGGACCCTCGCCCTGCGAGCCGGAGGAGCGGATGCCGACGACGGCGCAGACATCCGCATCGTCCGGGTGGAGCCGGGCGAACCGCCGCCGCCCGGCTGCGCGATCGTCCTGCGCGTCGACGAGCCGGATCGAGGGCATGCCGACATCGGAGGCGAGACGTACGAGATCCGCCCGGAAGCGGTCGGTCGTGCGCAGGCGACGGCGATCGCCGACGAGCTGGCCCGGCGGGCCGCGCGCACGTGGGGCGATCCCGGCGACGACGGCCCGCTGCTCCTCTCCGATCTCGGAGCCGGCGAGGCGGCGACGCCGACAGCCGGGCTCGTCGCGACCATCGGACGCGACCGCGCAGCGGTGTCGGTGGATCTCGTCGAGGACGGTCCGCACGCCGTGGTCACCGGCATGACGGGATCGGGCAAGAGCGAGCTCCTCGTCACCTGGGTGCTGGCCCTGTGCGCGCGCTACTCCACTCGCGAGGTCACCTTCCTCCTCGCCGACTTCAAGGGCGGAACCGCCTTCCAGCGACTCGCGGCCTGCCCCACGTCACCGGCGTCATCACCGACCTCGACCCCGCAGGAGCCCGTCGGGCGATCGACAGCCTCCGGGCGGAGATCCGGTGGCGCGAGGGCGAGCTCTCCCGGACCGGCGCCCGGGACATCTCCGATGACCGGGCGGAGCTGCCCCGACTGGTCGTCGTCGTCGACGAGTTCGCCGCGCTCCTGGCCGATCATCCCGAACTCCAGGCCCTGTTCACCGATCTCGCGGCGCGGGGGCGGGCGCTCGGCATGCACCTGA
- a CDS encoding APC family permease has product MATSPVTLGRPDGKGLATGTLGLWGSTVIGLASTAPVYSLVATLGFVVLAVGAQAPIAFIIAFVPMLFIAFAYRELNNAIPDCGTTFTWSTKAFGPWIGWLGGWGVAVAGTIVLANLAQIAGIYFWSLFGDGSLADNVLLVTATGVFFIAAMTWVSWRGVEIGERIQNVLLGIQYLVLAIFIVAALWQFFTGTAPNPTPLDLSWFNPLGFTDFSAFTEAILLAIFIYWGWDTCLALNEETKDPKRIPGRAALLTTLILVITYVGVTVAAMMYAGLGTTGVGLGNEANADDIFLALKDDLLGPLAPVLLVSVLISAVSSTQTTILPTARGTLAMGVYKALPQRFRTVHPVYKTPSFSTIVMGIVASLFYIGMTLVSDNILQDSILSLGLAIAFYYALTGYACVWYFRRDLFTSGRNLLYRGILPLLGALMLTYAFIQSAIDMYDVDYGYTVLFGIGGTFVVGVGSLAIGVVLMFLWYAFPGSKPFFRGERLNRDTPVLVPDEGAYQRSVDGGLS; this is encoded by the coding sequence ATGGCAACCTCCCCCGTGACCCTGGGTCGACCCGACGGCAAGGGCCTCGCAACGGGAACGCTGGGGCTGTGGGGTTCGACCGTCATCGGTCTGGCATCCACCGCACCGGTGTACTCGCTCGTGGCGACGCTCGGATTCGTCGTCCTCGCCGTCGGCGCCCAGGCGCCGATCGCGTTCATCATCGCCTTCGTGCCGATGCTGTTCATCGCCTTCGCCTATCGCGAGCTGAACAACGCGATCCCCGATTGCGGCACGACATTCACCTGGAGCACGAAGGCGTTCGGGCCGTGGATCGGCTGGCTGGGCGGATGGGGTGTCGCGGTCGCCGGCACCATCGTGCTCGCGAACCTCGCCCAGATCGCCGGGATCTACTTCTGGTCGCTGTTCGGCGACGGCTCGCTGGCCGACAACGTGCTGCTCGTCACCGCCACCGGTGTCTTCTTCATCGCGGCGATGACGTGGGTGAGCTGGCGGGGAGTGGAGATCGGCGAGAGGATCCAGAACGTCCTCCTCGGCATCCAGTACCTCGTCCTGGCGATCTTCATCGTCGCCGCCCTCTGGCAGTTCTTCACCGGCACCGCGCCGAATCCGACGCCCCTGGATCTGTCGTGGTTCAACCCGCTCGGTTTCACCGACTTCAGCGCCTTCACCGAGGCCATCCTGCTGGCGATCTTCATCTACTGGGGCTGGGACACCTGCCTCGCCCTCAACGAGGAGACGAAGGACCCCAAGCGCATCCCGGGCCGGGCGGCGCTGCTGACGACCCTCATCCTCGTGATCACGTACGTCGGCGTGACCGTCGCGGCCATGATGTACGCCGGTCTCGGCACGACCGGCGTGGGCCTCGGCAACGAGGCCAACGCCGACGACATCTTCCTGGCGCTGAAGGACGACCTGCTCGGCCCCCTCGCGCCGGTCCTCCTCGTCTCGGTGCTGATCTCGGCGGTCTCGTCGACCCAGACCACGATCCTGCCCACCGCGCGGGGGACGCTCGCGATGGGGGTGTACAAGGCGCTCCCGCAGCGCTTCCGCACCGTCCACCCCGTCTACAAGACCCCGTCCTTCTCCACGATCGTGATGGGGATCGTCGCGAGCCTGTTCTACATCGGGATGACGCTGGTCAGCGACAACATCCTCCAGGACTCGATCCTCTCCCTCGGCCTCGCGATCGCGTTCTACTACGCCCTCACCGGCTACGCCTGCGTCTGGTACTTCCGGCGCGACCTGTTCACGTCGGGTCGGAACCTCCTCTACCGCGGGATTCTGCCGCTGCTGGGTGCCCTGATGCTGACCTACGCGTTCATCCAGTCGGCGATCGACATGTACGACGTCGACTACGGCTACACCGTCCTGTTCGGCATCGGCGGCACGTTCGTCGTCGGGGTCGGGTCGCTCGCGATCGGCGTGGTGCTGATGTTCCTCTGGTACGCCTTCCCGGGTTCGAAGCCGTTCTTCCGCGGCGAGCGCCTCAACCGTGACACGCCGGTGCTCGTCCCGGACGAGGGGGCCTATCAGCGGTCGGTCGACGGCGGGCTCAGCTGA
- a CDS encoding OsmC family protein: protein MIGEHRYALRATWTGNRGSGTSGYRDYDRSVTIEVEGKPALLASADKPFRGDPARWNPEDLLLAALSECHLLSYLHACVMAGVVVVDYEDEATGLMVEDGAASGAFREVMLHPRVTVASEVMRDAALAAHDKAHALCFIANSVNFPVRHEATILVADESA, encoded by the coding sequence ATGATCGGTGAGCATCGATACGCGCTGCGCGCGACGTGGACCGGCAACCGGGGGAGCGGCACCAGCGGATACCGCGACTACGACCGCTCCGTCACGATCGAGGTCGAGGGCAAGCCCGCGCTGCTGGCGTCGGCCGACAAGCCGTTCCGGGGGGATCCGGCGCGGTGGAATCCCGAGGACCTCCTCCTCGCGGCGCTCAGCGAATGCCATCTGCTGTCGTACCTTCACGCGTGCGTGATGGCGGGGGTCGTCGTGGTCGACTACGAGGACGAGGCGACCGGTCTCATGGTTGAGGACGGTGCGGCCAGCGGCGCGTTCCGCGAGGTGATGCTCCACCCGCGGGTGACCGTCGCTTCGGAGGTGATGAGGGATGCCGCGCTGGCGGCGCACGACAAGGCTCATGCCCTGTGCTTCATCGCCAATTCGGTCAACTTCCCGGTCCGCCATGAGGCGACCATCCTGGTGGCTGACGAGTCGGCGTGA